The Osmia bicornis bicornis chromosome 12, iOsmBic2.1, whole genome shotgun sequence genome includes a region encoding these proteins:
- the LOC114874992 gene encoding 40S ribosomal protein S15Aa yields MVRMNVLSDALKSINNAEKRGKRQVLLRPCSKVIIKFLTVMMRKGYIGEFEIVDDHRSGKVVVNLSGRLNKCGVISPRFDVPINDIEKWTNNLLPSRQFGYVVLTTSGGIMDHEEARRKHLGGKILGFFF; encoded by the exons ATGGTGCGTATGAACGTTCTTAGCGATGCTCTTAAATCCATTAACAATGCTGAAAAGCGCGGAAAGAGGCAGGTGCTCTTGAGGCCCTGCTCAAAAGTaatcattaaatttttaactgTAATGATGAGGAAag GTTACATCGGAgaatttgaaattgtcgaTGATCACCGTAGTGGTAAAGTGGTCGTAAATCTTAGTGGAAGATTAAACAAATGTGGTGTAATTTCACCTAGGTTTGATGTACCAATTAATGATATTGAAAAATGGACCAATAATCTGTTGCCATCTAGACAGTTTGg GTATGTTGTGTTAACCACAAGTGGAGGAATTATGGATCATGAGGAAGCAAGAAGAAAACATCTTGGAGGAAAAATACTTGggtttttcttttaa